GACCGAGATATCGCGATGACGGCGGCCGCGGGTCAGCCCGCCATTCTTGGAAATCTTCAGGCCGATGCCTTCGGCGGCGTCGTCACTGAGGAGCTGGGCAATCGCCGCATCATCCGTCGCCAGTTCGTCGAAGATGATCGGCACATCCGTGCGCCGGCGCAGCGACATGCATTCGCGCCAGGTCGCGCAAGGGGCCTCGAGCACGAAATCGAGCCCGGCCGGTAAGAGCCGCAGCATGCGCAGCGCGGTCTCCACCGCCATGCCGCCATTGGCATCGACGATGAAGAATTCGCCCGGCCGCTTGTCGGCGAGCGACGCGGCAATTCTGGCGGCATCGACAGCCGGCTCGTCGCCGATCTTGACCGAATGGGCGAGGTAACCGAGCTGGCGATGCTCGGCGACACGCCGGCGCATATCGTCCGGGTCACCCATATAGATCGACGAGATCACCGGCATCTGGACATCGGTACGGCCGCCGAGCAACTCGCAGACCGGCAGGCCGACCGATTTGCCGAACAGATCCCAGCAGGCAACATCGAGCGCGGTCTTGGCATGCAGATGTCCGAGCAGCGCATTGTCCATGGCGTCATTGATGCGATCGACGCGGCGCGGATCGAGCCCGATCAGGCTGGGCGCGATTTCCGCAATGCCGGCGCGCACCCCGAGCGCGTGAGAGGCGATGTAGGTCGAGCCGAACGGCGTGCTCTCGCCCCATCCTTCCAGCCCGTTCTGCGTCGTGATCCTGACGATCGTCGCATCGAAGCTTCTATATTCCCTGCCGCCCGACAGGCGGTAGACGCCGCCCGAATAGGGCAGGTCGACCTGGAAGACATCGATTTTTTCGATTTTGAGTTCGCTCATGTGCTTCTTATTCCGGGATGGCGTCTATTCGGGGATCACGAGGACGAGCTTGCCGGCGATGCGCTTCGACAGAAAATCGCGCTACGCCTCGACGATATCGCTCAAGGGGTAGCTCTTGCCGACGAGCGGCCTGATTTCGCCGCGCTCGACATAGGAGACGAGGTTTTCGAAAACCACGTCCTCCTGGAAGGTGCAGCCGAAGAAGGTCAGGTCCTTGAGATAGAGGATTCTGACATCGAGCTCGACGAGCGGCCCGGCGATGGCGCCGGCAACGGCGTATCGTCCGCCCTTTTTCAGGGCGTCGAGCAGCTCGCCGAAGGACGGACCGGCGGCGACGTCGAGCACGACGTCGACCGACTCGTGGCCGATCCCGGCGACGATGCTCTCGCCGCGCGAAAGGATGCGGTCGGCGCCGATCGCCAGCAATTGCGGGGCTTTGTCCGGGCTTGAGATCGCCGTGACGATCGCGCCCCGGCGTTTCGCCAGCTGGACCGCCGCCGAGCCGACGCCACCGGAGGCGCCGGCGATCAGGACGTGCTCTCCGGCGCCGACGGCCGCCCGGTGCAGCATGCCCTCGGCTGTGGAATAGGCGCAGGGCAGCGACGCCAGTTCGACATCGCTCCAATCGCAATCGATCCGATAAGTTTCGCGCGCCGGCGCCACCGTATATTGGGCAAAGCCGCCATCGCATTCCGAGCCGAAGGTCCAGCACTCGAAGGGCCGATAATCGGTATAGGAGCGCAGCATGTTGCGCACCAGCACCCGCTCGCCGATCCGGCCGGGATCCACACCCTCCCCGACCGCGACGATACGCCCGCAGCAATCTGCCCCTTGGATGCGCGGAAAGGCGAGCGGCACGCCGGACCAGCTGGCGTCGGCATCCTGCGCCGACTGGAAGCCTGTTGCCCCGCCGCTTTCCGTGCCTGTTGTCACCGCCTTGGAATACCAGCCGATGCGAGTGTTGATATCGGTGTTGTTGACGCCGGCCGCAGCGACGCGGATCAGCACCTCGCCGGCCTTCGGCCGGGGAAGCGGAATGTCCTCGCGATATTCCAGTTTCTCGAAACCGCCATGGCCGGTGAGGAGAACGCCCTTCATCCGGTCCGGCAGCCTCTGCGAGGCCTGTTTCGACTTTGATGTCTCGATGTTCATGTCTGTTTGGGACCTCGAAAAACAGCCTTGCCAAATCGCCGGATAGGCGCCTTCTCCTCGCGACAGGCTGTCGATGGGTCCTATGAAAGCGGCAGGCAGGCCTTGAAGACAAGGCCCATAAAAATCCGCCATGTGTTGAGTTAAACTCAAGACGAGTGGGTTTGGCTGTGTTATCATGGCGGAAATATCAACGCCGCGCCGACAGGCGCTAGGGATGGATGGGGGAAGATCAATGGTTCGCCGCTTCTATGGTCTGCCATCCCTGACCGCGCTTGCCACTTTCGAGGCCTCGGCCCGGCACGGCAATTTCACCTTGGCGGCAGCCGAGCTCAACGTCACGACAGGGGCCGTCAGCCGGCAGATCAAGTCGATCGAGCAGGAGCTCGGCGTCGCTCTTTTCCTGCGCACCGGCAAGGGCGTGATGCTGACCGCGCCGGCCGAGGATTTGTACCGGGCGCTGGCAACCGGCTTCGCCAGGGCATCCGAAGTCGTCAATTCGATCAAGCAGGGAAACAGCGCGCGCAACGTGACGATTGCCTGCAGCGACGTGTTCGGGACGATGTGGCTTATTCCCCGGATGCCGGATTTCTGGCGGCGCTTCACCGA
This Rhizobium acidisoli DNA region includes the following protein-coding sequences:
- a CDS encoding mandelate racemase/muconate lactonizing enzyme family protein — encoded protein: MSELKIEKIDVFQVDLPYSGGVYRLSGGREYRSFDATIVRITTQNGLEGWGESTPFGSTYIASHALGVRAGIAEIAPSLIGLDPRRVDRINDAMDNALLGHLHAKTALDVACWDLFGKSVGLPVCELLGGRTDVQMPVISSIYMGDPDDMRRRVAEHRQLGYLAHSVKIGDEPAVDAARIAASLADKRPGEFFIVDANGGMAVETALRMLRLLPAGLDFVLEAPCATWRECMSLRRRTDVPIIFDELATDDAAIAQLLSDDAAEGIGLKISKNGGLTRGRRHRDISVAAGYTVSVQETAGSDVAFAAIVHLGQTVPEKNLRCVLECRDIVKLKTADGDFTVRNGRVTAPTAPGLGITPRLDVLGEPVASYF
- a CDS encoding alcohol dehydrogenase family protein gives rise to the protein MNIETSKSKQASQRLPDRMKGVLLTGHGGFEKLEYREDIPLPRPKAGEVLIRVAAAGVNNTDINTRIGWYSKAVTTGTESGGATGFQSAQDADASWSGVPLAFPRIQGADCCGRIVAVGEGVDPGRIGERVLVRNMLRSYTDYRPFECWTFGSECDGGFAQYTVAPARETYRIDCDWSDVELASLPCAYSTAEGMLHRAAVGAGEHVLIAGASGGVGSAAVQLAKRRGAIVTAISSPDKAPQLLAIGADRILSRGESIVAGIGHESVDVVLDVAAGPSFGELLDALKKGGRYAVAGAIAGPLVELDVRILYLKDLTFFGCTFQEDVVFENLVSYVERGEIRPLVGKSYPLSDIVEA